A genome region from Mammaliicoccus sp. Marseille-Q6498 includes the following:
- a CDS encoding type 1 glutamine amidotransferase domain-containing protein, whose product MKKILIAVTSVSKYPNMERPTGLWLGEAVHFADEMYNKGYEIDYVSPMGGYTPLDPESLKPEAMTDLDWKYYEDKNFMNKLGNTLKPSEINASDYELIYYAGGHGVIWDFLDNAELQELSKEIYSANGIVSSVCHGAIGLLNIKDENGKYLVEGKEVTGFSNSEEKQIGLDEHVPYLTEDELNNKGARFSKDDNWTSYAVVDGRLVTGQNPQSGKEVAKRALEILNK is encoded by the coding sequence ATGAAAAAAATATTGATAGCAGTAACTAGCGTTTCAAAATATCCTAACATGGAAAGACCAACAGGCTTATGGTTAGGAGAAGCAGTACATTTTGCTGATGAAATGTACAATAAAGGATATGAAATTGATTACGTAAGTCCTATGGGTGGATATACACCACTTGATCCAGAAAGTTTAAAACCTGAAGCAATGACAGATTTAGACTGGAAATACTATGAAGATAAAAACTTCATGAATAAATTAGGTAATACACTTAAACCATCTGAAATTAATGCTTCAGACTATGAATTAATTTATTATGCAGGCGGACATGGCGTAATCTGGGACTTCTTAGATAATGCAGAACTTCAAGAATTATCAAAAGAAATATATTCAGCAAACGGCATTGTTTCATCAGTATGTCACGGAGCAATTGGCTTATTAAATATTAAAGATGAAAATGGAAAATATCTTGTAGAAGGTAAAGAAGTAACTGGTTTCTCAAATTCTGAAGAAAAACAAATCGGACTTGATGAACATGTTCCTTATTTAACTGAAGACGAATTAAATAATAAAGGCGCAAGATTTTCTAAAGATGATAACTGGACTTCATATGCAGTAGTAGATGGAAGACTAGTTACCGGTCAAAATCCACAATCTGGTAAAGAAGTTGCTAAAAGAGCATTAGAAATTTTAAACAAATAA
- the menC gene encoding o-succinylbenzoate synthase produces the protein MKQNELNFYTYKANFKIPIQTPLTTLQEREVLIVEWKDKNGQTYYGECNAFSSDWYHFETIQTVKEALQLWFETHKIDDFESYEIACHKINELDKYPNARSAMSMVFFQKFHKLDDVEVDYGATINGNLEQHFKNYNNKLPTRVKLKWHTEIEEDIHYLTDHYPQIKRAIDANGVLNGEDVLLLNQFKDDNFIYIEQPFKDYDKYNKYREQLNLPIFIDESAESIEQIKKFIHAELIDGVVIKPSRVGGIDKALEVIHYCNEHDIKFVVGGMYEFGLSGYFTAYLAQFSHYPSDITPSDYYFDEDFISNPSILNGNKVFYTPPKVELNKLLK, from the coding sequence ATGAAGCAAAATGAGCTTAACTTTTACACATATAAAGCAAACTTTAAAATACCGATTCAAACACCATTAACAACATTACAAGAACGGGAAGTACTTATCGTTGAATGGAAAGATAAAAATGGACAAACTTATTATGGAGAATGTAATGCATTTTCTAGTGATTGGTACCATTTTGAAACGATACAAACGGTAAAAGAAGCATTGCAATTATGGTTTGAAACGCATAAAATTGATGACTTTGAAAGTTACGAAATAGCATGTCATAAAATTAATGAACTGGACAAGTATCCAAATGCGAGAAGCGCTATGTCGATGGTGTTCTTTCAAAAATTTCATAAACTAGATGACGTAGAAGTAGATTATGGCGCTACAATTAATGGTAATCTTGAACAACATTTTAAAAATTATAACAACAAGCTTCCAACTAGAGTTAAATTAAAATGGCATACAGAAATTGAAGAAGATATACATTATTTAACGGATCATTATCCACAAATTAAAAGGGCGATCGATGCTAATGGTGTACTTAATGGTGAAGATGTTCTATTGCTAAACCAATTTAAGGACGATAACTTTATTTACATCGAACAGCCTTTTAAAGATTATGATAAGTATAATAAATATAGAGAACAATTAAACTTACCAATATTTATTGATGAATCTGCAGAAAGTATTGAACAAATTAAAAAATTTATTCATGCTGAACTAATAGATGGCGTCGTTATTAAACCATCTAGAGTGGGTGGAATTGATAAAGCATTGGAAGTTATTCATTACTGTAATGAACATGATATTAAATTCGTTGTTGGTGGAATGTATGAATTTGGTTTAAGTGGCTATTTTACAGCTTATTTAGCTCAATTTAGTCATTATCCAAGTGATATAACACCAAGTGATTATTACTTTGATGAAGATTTTATAAGTAATCCTTCTATTTTAAATGGGAATAAAGTATTTTATACACCACCTAAAGTAGAATTAAATAAATTATTAAAATAA
- a CDS encoding MerR family transcriptional regulator, whose translation MKYYHINEVAKIMDINSSKIRYYEKHNLIQNISRDENNNRLYSEKDIEMINFIICLRRLNMPIRQIKEKLSSFHNNAITLTDILNEHKATLEDTIAIYQNYVDEIENKIENKKETEYLADIAIPN comes from the coding sequence ATGAAATATTATCATATAAATGAAGTCGCTAAAATAATGGATATCAACTCCAGTAAAATAAGATATTACGAAAAACATAATTTAATTCAAAACATATCAAGAGATGAAAATAATAACCGCTTATACTCTGAAAAAGATATAGAAATGATTAATTTCATTATTTGTTTAAGAAGATTAAATATGCCAATTCGCCAAATTAAAGAAAAATTAAGTTCTTTCCATAATAACGCAATTACACTAACAGATATATTAAATGAACATAAAGCAACTTTAGAAGACACGATAGCTATTTATCAAAATTATGTAGATGAAATTGAGAACAAAATAGAAAATAAAAAAGAAACTGAATACTTAGCTGACATTGCCATTCCTAACTAA
- the menE gene encoding o-succinylbenzoate--CoA ligase, with protein sequence MKHWIEDRANEAPDKIAIIQDERKLTNQELFDQAKMYAYFFKQLNQKRIGLYIKNDIEHVALIIGAWLENIEVVMINTKLTASEIENQLQTVDVDIVLSYQALNIKQQVKLIEDIVLQDRVNETYTLDLNHIATIMFTSGTTGPAKAVPQTFSNHYYSAVGCKETLGYDQSTNWLSVLPIYHISGLSVLIRSLIFGFKVILEPKFEAKRVMNMIKSDNITHLSLVPQTLQWLMDDGLDQPYQLEKILLGGAKLSDKLIQDSLNKNLPIYNSFGMTETCSQFVTASPEMLAEKPRTVGKIASNVKLKIINQDNNGHGEIIVSGGNVMNGYLTSINRDQDFVDGYFKTGDVGSIDEEGFVYIYDRRKDLIISGGENIYPYEIEHTILNHQDVINCVAVPVNDEKWGQVPALAYEADHEIDIEAFQALLNKHLAKYKHPKYFCRIDAIPRTSTGKVSRHKVKAWIEHEAK encoded by the coding sequence ATGAAACATTGGATTGAAGATCGTGCGAATGAAGCGCCCGATAAAATTGCTATTATTCAAGATGAAAGAAAATTAACCAATCAAGAATTGTTTGATCAAGCTAAAATGTATGCTTACTTTTTTAAACAATTGAATCAAAAAAGAATTGGTTTATATATAAAAAATGATATTGAACATGTTGCCTTAATAATAGGGGCATGGTTAGAAAATATCGAAGTTGTGATGATAAATACGAAATTAACTGCTTCAGAAATTGAAAATCAATTACAAACGGTTGATGTTGATATTGTATTGTCATATCAAGCACTAAACATTAAACAGCAAGTTAAACTTATAGAAGATATAGTATTACAAGATCGTGTGAATGAAACTTACACATTAGATTTGAATCATATCGCTACAATCATGTTTACGTCTGGGACAACTGGTCCGGCAAAAGCAGTTCCGCAAACATTTTCAAATCACTATTATAGTGCAGTAGGGTGTAAAGAGACGCTAGGTTATGATCAATCAACGAATTGGTTGTCTGTTTTGCCGATATATCATATTTCAGGTTTAAGTGTACTTATTAGAAGTTTAATATTTGGATTTAAAGTTATTTTAGAGCCTAAATTTGAAGCGAAACGTGTGATGAACATGATAAAATCCGACAATATTACGCATTTATCATTAGTTCCGCAAACGCTTCAATGGCTAATGGATGATGGATTGGACCAACCTTATCAATTAGAAAAAATATTACTTGGTGGCGCGAAATTATCGGATAAACTGATTCAAGATTCGTTAAATAAAAATTTACCTATATATAATTCCTTTGGTATGACAGAGACGTGTTCTCAATTTGTGACAGCAAGTCCTGAAATGCTAGCTGAAAAGCCACGTACAGTCGGAAAAATAGCTTCAAATGTTAAGTTAAAGATTATTAACCAAGACAATAATGGTCACGGTGAAATTATTGTTTCAGGTGGTAATGTTATGAATGGATACTTAACATCGATTAATCGCGACCAAGATTTTGTAGACGGTTATTTTAAAACGGGTGATGTTGGCTCAATAGATGAAGAAGGCTTTGTATATATTTATGATAGAAGAAAAGATTTAATCATTAGCGGTGGGGAAAATATTTATCCTTATGAGATAGAACATACAATTTTAAATCATCAAGATGTTATCAATTGTGTGGCAGTTCCTGTAAATGATGAAAAATGGGGACAAGTACCAGCACTTGCATATGAAGCAGATCATGAAATCGATATTGAAGCGTTTCAAGCTTTGTTAAATAAACATTTAGCGAAATATAAACATCCAAAATACTTTTGTAGAATTGATGCCATACCGAGAACTTCGACTGGTAAAGTTTCAAGACATAAAGTGAAAGCGTGGATTGAACATGAAGCAAAATGA
- a CDS encoding DegV family protein, which yields MKLAWLIDTTTYIDQNVDKKDLFVVSLSTIINGKPYKDTEFESSKSFFKLLKENGNGAKTAQPTPQDFIEVYEQIEQEGYTHVIAIHPSSNLSGTYASSLTTSQTFSMETHVIDSGTGGFPQKALVEYGKKLLDDGLSFEEIKSKLESVKKSSELYLLPKNLHQLKNSGRVSNSKYILSGLLNIKLLLKLELGTIDLKLKSRGMKKIEAYLVQHINEAIKNGVQRIAVLHAGNDTEAHIWKERILTINRNVEVLIEPLVPVASVHTGYGTIAIAWININE from the coding sequence ATGAAATTAGCATGGTTAATAGATACAACAACTTATATAGATCAAAATGTTGATAAGAAGGATTTATTTGTCGTTTCATTATCAACTATTATAAATGGTAAACCGTATAAGGATACGGAGTTTGAAAGTTCTAAATCATTTTTTAAATTATTAAAAGAGAATGGTAATGGGGCTAAGACGGCTCAACCGACACCGCAAGATTTTATTGAGGTTTATGAACAAATTGAACAAGAGGGTTATACGCATGTTATTGCGATTCATCCTTCAAGTAATTTATCGGGTACGTATGCTTCGTCACTTACAACTTCACAAACTTTTTCTATGGAAACGCATGTTATTGACAGTGGTACTGGTGGTTTTCCTCAAAAAGCTTTAGTCGAATATGGGAAGAAGTTGTTAGATGATGGTTTATCTTTTGAAGAGATAAAGAGTAAACTTGAATCTGTTAAAAAGTCGAGTGAATTATATTTGTTACCAAAGAATTTACATCAATTGAAGAATAGTGGTCGCGTTTCGAATAGCAAATATATTTTAAGTGGTTTGTTGAATATCAAACTATTATTAAAGTTAGAACTTGGAACGATAGATTTAAAACTGAAATCTAGAGGAATGAAGAAAATAGAAGCTTATTTAGTACAGCATATTAATGAAGCAATTAAAAATGGTGTACAGAGAATTGCGGTACTTCATGCTGGTAATGATACTGAGGCGCATATATGGAAAGAGCGTATTCTTACTATAAATAGAAATGTTGAAGTACTTATAGAACCTTTAGTTCCAGTAGCTAGTGTACATACGGGTTATGGAACAATTGCTATAGCTTGGATAAATATAAATGAATAA
- a CDS encoding DUF5067 domain-containing protein has protein sequence MKKPAILLLSSLLVLGGCDQKEESKEKTETKEKSDEKVNTNKVQFKNDTVVIEDGYYTIKEVFILNDKDTNKKNIVFKILATNKTDKNISPSTLFMATTSIFQDDENTETKLDPSISANEDDYKEWKEHTHDNIKKGKEAKGIMTYELKSKNDVIVKFRQGISGKNLGEKKYKLSDLKEVDYSMKQ, from the coding sequence ATGAAAAAACCAGCAATTTTGTTACTATCATCATTATTAGTTTTAGGAGGATGCGACCAAAAAGAAGAATCAAAAGAAAAAACTGAAACAAAAGAAAAATCTGACGAAAAAGTAAATACAAACAAAGTTCAATTCAAAAATGACACAGTTGTTATTGAAGATGGATATTATACTATCAAAGAAGTATTTATTTTAAATGATAAAGATACTAATAAAAAGAATATTGTATTCAAAATCTTAGCAACTAATAAAACAGACAAGAATATAAGTCCTTCTACATTATTCATGGCAACTACTTCAATATTCCAAGATGATGAAAATACAGAAACTAAACTTGATCCAAGTATATCGGCTAATGAAGATGATTATAAGGAATGGAAAGAACATACACATGATAACATCAAAAAAGGAAAAGAAGCTAAAGGAATCATGACATATGAACTGAAAAGTAAAAACGATGTCATAGTAAAATTTAGGCAAGGTATTAGTGGTAAAAATTTAGGTGAGAAAAAATATAAACTAAGCGATTTAAAAGAAGTTGATTATTCAATGAAACAATAA
- a CDS encoding MFS transporter, with product MKKYPLAIWILSLGAFAIGMTEFVVMGLLPNVARDLNVTVSDAGQLITGYALSVAIGGPLIVLATYKLPRKNLLILLMSIFIIGNGIGGIAPTYGLLMLSRVVAALAHGSFFGIGSILAASMVPTHKRASAMAIMFMGLTMSNVLGVPFGTFVGQMLGWKMTFIIISFLGLCTLIGIIKFVPNQKDTQPISIKNELSVLKDLKLWLTLGTTLFGFSSVFAYFTYISQILTDVTHFDESWISFLLIIFGVGVTLGNIIGGKLADWNLNRALKIIFIAFPIYIFMMYFIQDYTFLMVFGILIFGLMGFSMNPSLQYKSMVISQDAPMLASTMNQSAFNIGNALGAFVGGLVITHLEVKDLALVAPFLTIIGLIFLILELIVTKKGEKQTA from the coding sequence ATGAAGAAGTATCCTTTAGCGATATGGATATTAAGTTTAGGTGCATTTGCGATTGGTATGACAGAATTTGTCGTTATGGGACTTTTACCAAATGTTGCAAGAGATTTAAATGTAACTGTATCTGACGCTGGTCAATTAATAACTGGTTACGCATTAAGTGTGGCGATAGGTGGTCCACTTATTGTATTGGCAACTTATAAATTACCGAGAAAAAATCTTTTAATTTTATTAATGAGTATCTTCATTATTGGTAATGGAATAGGTGGAATAGCACCTACATATGGATTGCTTATGCTAAGTAGAGTTGTAGCTGCATTAGCTCACGGTTCTTTCTTTGGTATAGGTTCAATATTAGCAGCAAGCATGGTTCCTACGCATAAGAGAGCGAGTGCCATGGCTATCATGTTTATGGGTCTAACAATGAGTAATGTATTAGGTGTGCCATTTGGTACGTTTGTTGGTCAAATGTTAGGTTGGAAAATGACATTTATCATCATTAGTTTCTTAGGTTTATGTACACTTATTGGTATTATTAAATTTGTGCCAAACCAAAAAGACACACAACCAATTTCTATTAAAAATGAACTGAGTGTCTTAAAAGATTTAAAATTATGGTTAACTTTAGGTACAACTTTATTTGGTTTTAGTAGTGTATTTGCATATTTCACATACATTTCTCAAATATTGACTGATGTAACGCATTTTGATGAAAGCTGGATTTCATTTCTATTAATTATTTTCGGCGTAGGTGTTACGTTAGGAAATATTATTGGCGGAAAATTAGCCGATTGGAATTTAAATCGCGCTTTAAAAATTATTTTTATAGCATTTCCAATTTATATCTTTATGATGTACTTCATTCAAGATTATACGTTCTTAATGGTATTCGGAATACTCATATTTGGATTAATGGGATTTAGTATGAATCCTTCATTACAATATAAGAGTATGGTTATTTCTCAAGATGCACCGATGCTTGCAAGTACAATGAATCAATCAGCATTTAACATTGGTAATGCTTTAGGTGCTTTTGTAGGTGGACTTGTAATTACGCATTTAGAAGTAAAAGATTTAGCATTAGTGGCACCGTTCTTAACTATTATAGGTTTGATATTCTTAATTTTAGAATTGATTGTTACGAAAAAAGGTGAAAAACAAACGGCATAA